The stretch of DNA GCCGTCACGCCGTGGCTTGCGACTTCCGAGGCGAGCGTCTTCGACCAGCCGGCAAGGGCAGGGCGCAGCGTATTGGAAAGCGCCAAATTGGCGATGGGCTCTATGACGCCGGACGAGGCGACGGTGAGGATGCGGCCCCAACCTTGCGCCTTCATGCCCGGAAGCAAGGCGTTGGTCAGTGAAATGACACGCAGCACCATCGAGAAGAAATAAGTCTCGAGCTTCTCAGGCGTCATGTCCTCGGTCGTTCCGGGCGTCGGGCCGCCGGTATTGTTCACTAGAATATCCAGGCCACCGAACTTTTCCTTGACGGCGGCAGTCACCGTCTCGACGAATTTCTCGTCAGCCAGATCAGCCCAGATCCAGTCGGCCTTGCCGTTGCCCTCGGCGTTGATCGCCTTGCAGTTGGCCTCCAACTGCTCACCACTGCGGCCGCACAGAAGTACGTTTGCGCCTTCACGTGCGAGTGCGACCGCAATGCCATGGCCAAGCCCGCGCGACGAAGCCAGAACGAGTGCGCGTTTGCCGTTGATTTCGAGATCC from Rhizobium sp. 007 encodes:
- a CDS encoding SDR family oxidoreductase; translation: MDLEINGKRALVLASSRGLGHGIAVALAREGANVLLCGRSGEQLEANCKAINAEGNGKADWIWADLADEKFVETVTAAVKEKFGGLDILVNNTGGPTPGTTEDMTPEKLETYFFSMVLRVISLTNALLPGMKAQGWGRILTVASSGVIEPIANLALSNTLRPALAGWSKTLASEVASHGVTANLLLPGSILTGRLDELDGAAAKRTGKSMEDIRSDKEARIPVGRYGKVEEFAATAAFLCSQPASYITGSQIRCDGGAARSV